In a single window of the Anaerotruncus rubiinfantis genome:
- a CDS encoding DUF1836 domain-containing protein, translating into MKKLENYLEKALDDADLTPARLPGLDLYMDQILTLFDEGLAANKRRPDDKLLTKTMVNNYSKERLILPVKGKKYSRAQLMQLLCILNLKQNLSLADIRVLMQNVSEPADFEAAYSESLRLKEKLREQLPALLLGWIGADGDFSSASHSLAVVLALSSGSNYLRRVCEGIVDGQAETKK; encoded by the coding sequence ATGAAAAAGCTGGAAAATTATCTGGAAAAAGCGTTGGACGACGCGGATTTGACGCCCGCCCGCCTGCCGGGACTTGATCTCTATATGGATCAGATCCTTACCCTGTTCGATGAGGGGCTTGCTGCAAACAAGCGTCGTCCGGACGACAAGCTGCTGACAAAAACAATGGTGAATAACTACAGCAAGGAACGCCTTATTTTACCCGTCAAAGGTAAAAAGTATTCCCGCGCGCAGCTCATGCAGCTGCTCTGTATCCTGAACCTCAAACAGAACCTTTCGCTTGCGGACATCCGCGTGCTGATGCAAAATGTGTCGGAACCTGCGGATTTCGAGGCGGCCTACAGCGAATCGCTGCGGCTCAAGGAAAAGCTGCGTGAGCAGCTTCCGGCGCTTCTGCTGGGCTGGATCGGCGCGGATGGGGACTTTTCCAGCGCATCGCACTCGCTGGCGGTTGTGCTGGCGCTTTCGAGCGGCTCTAACTATCTGCGCCGGGTCTGCGAGGGAATTGTGGACGGACAGGCGGAAACGAAAAAATAA
- a CDS encoding zinc ribbon domain-containing protein, translating to MFFIGIFGSDSKVVPVGQISGVVCPVCGKTVSMSVCRSYSYIHFFFIPVIKYHSVYIATCPQCASVFELSAETGKQIQHGGLAEARPGDLKLLRSNLVPRCPACGAAQSEDSLFCNKCGAKL from the coding sequence ATGTTCTTTATAGGTATATTCGGTTCCGATTCCAAAGTAGTACCGGTCGGGCAGATTTCCGGCGTGGTTTGTCCCGTCTGCGGCAAGACCGTCTCAATGAGCGTCTGCCGCAGTTACAGTTACATCCATTTTTTCTTCATCCCGGTTATCAAATACCATTCGGTCTACATTGCCACCTGCCCGCAATGCGCGAGCGTTTTCGAGCTGTCTGCCGAAACCGGCAAGCAGATCCAGCACGGCGGCCTTGCAGAGGCCCGGCCCGGCGACTTGAAACTGCTGCGCAGCAACCTCGTTCCGCGCTGCCCGGCCTGTGGCGCGGCCCAGTCGGAGGACAGCCTCTTTTGCAATAAGTGCGGCGCAAAGCTCTGA
- a CDS encoding 4Fe-4S binding protein, translating into MTNFQVKAAFFSPTGGTKRAVGLLAKKLDMDAEMIDLTTPAGREQQYAFGGEDLLLAACPVYSGQIPPVDGLLENLKGEGTPCVVMAAYGNRHYDDALAQMKRLLEARGFRCIGGIACIIPHIYSEKLGSGRPDAADMEAFDRYAQKVREKLAKGDFSPAKFPGDENPKKKFPAQKEMTLDDSRCSRCGTCAAGCPTGAIDPETLAIDEAKCISCMRCVRICPAKARDFNANKIRLLLETMYKARKEVECFL; encoded by the coding sequence ATGACGAATTTTCAGGTGAAAGCGGCCTTTTTCAGCCCGACAGGCGGAACAAAGCGGGCGGTTGGGCTGCTTGCAAAGAAACTGGACATGGACGCGGAGATGATCGATCTGACAACCCCGGCGGGCCGGGAACAGCAATATGCCTTTGGCGGAGAAGATTTGCTGCTTGCCGCCTGCCCGGTTTATTCCGGACAGATTCCGCCGGTGGACGGATTGCTGGAAAACCTGAAAGGGGAGGGGACACCCTGCGTCGTTATGGCGGCCTATGGCAACCGGCATTACGACGATGCGCTCGCGCAGATGAAACGCCTCCTGGAAGCGCGGGGATTTCGCTGTATCGGTGGGATTGCCTGTATTATCCCGCATATTTATTCAGAGAAGCTGGGAAGTGGAAGGCCGGACGCCGCCGATATGGAGGCGTTTGACCGGTACGCGCAGAAGGTACGGGAAAAGCTGGCGAAGGGAGATTTTTCTCCCGCAAAGTTTCCGGGAGACGAAAATCCGAAAAAGAAATTCCCGGCCCAAAAGGAGATGACTTTGGATGATTCCCGCTGCAGCCGCTGCGGTACCTGCGCGGCGGGCTGTCCGACTGGGGCGATCGATCCCGAGACGCTTGCGATCGACGAGGCAAAGTGCATTTCCTGCATGCGCTGCGTCAGGATCTGCCCGGCAAAAGCGCGGGATTTCAATGCGAACAAAATCAGGCTGTTGCTGGAAACAATGTATAAAGCGCGCAAAGAAGTGGAATGCTTCCTGTGA
- a CDS encoding glycoside hydrolase family 10 protein, which yields MKRILSVILSVFLLAGAAGCQRTSGEPSDRNDTREDVYLTRTNSKTVYGVEVPSALDERLPGELVQLSASADAAQQTPDNQPDEMRGVWLSYLNLDAMIKGQNEAQFTANIDAAFQKIADFGFNTVFAQVRPFGDAYYDSDYFPWSARITGTEGKNPGYDPLAVMCAAADKYDLRIEAWLNPYRVRVSATPEMASSNQAKKWLNAGNDAALSWNGGVYYNPGSADARKLIVNGVKEIVKNYDVDGIHFDDYFYPTSDLSFDRASYQKSGSKLGHADWRRENVNTLVREVYAAVKELDPDCIFGISPQGNTKINYESQFADVGKWLANPGYVDYILPQVYYGYQNDTCPYEETVAKWNGMIKTDGVRLYVGLAGYKVGVVDEWAGAGKNEWIGTTDLLARMVKTARQNSHYGGIAVYSYDSLFGQGGAQIEAECQNLQNLF from the coding sequence ATGAAGAGGATTTTATCTGTTATACTGTCGGTATTCCTGCTTGCCGGCGCGGCGGGCTGCCAGCGGACAAGCGGGGAACCGTCCGATAGAAATGACACGCGGGAGGACGTCTATCTGACCCGGACAAACTCCAAGACCGTCTATGGCGTGGAGGTCCCGTCCGCTTTGGACGAGCGGCTGCCGGGTGAGCTGGTGCAGCTTTCCGCCTCCGCGGATGCGGCGCAGCAGACTCCCGACAACCAACCGGATGAAATGCGTGGGGTATGGCTTTCCTATCTGAACCTCGACGCGATGATCAAGGGCCAAAATGAGGCGCAGTTCACCGCGAATATCGACGCCGCTTTCCAAAAGATCGCGGACTTCGGATTCAACACTGTGTTCGCGCAGGTGCGTCCATTTGGTGACGCTTATTATGATTCTGATTATTTCCCTTGGTCGGCCCGCATCACTGGCACCGAGGGGAAGAATCCGGGTTACGATCCGCTCGCGGTGATGTGCGCGGCGGCGGACAAATATGACCTGCGTATCGAGGCGTGGCTCAATCCTTACCGGGTGCGGGTTTCGGCGACGCCTGAGATGGCTTCCTCCAACCAGGCGAAGAAATGGCTGAACGCGGGTAATGACGCGGCGCTTTCCTGGAACGGCGGGGTCTACTACAATCCCGGAAGCGCCGACGCGCGCAAGCTGATTGTAAACGGTGTAAAGGAAATTGTGAAAAATTACGATGTGGATGGCATCCACTTCGACGACTATTTCTATCCGACCAGCGATCTTTCCTTCGACCGGGCCTCCTATCAGAAATCGGGCAGTAAGCTGGGCCATGCCGACTGGAGAAGGGAAAACGTCAACACCCTGGTGCGGGAGGTCTACGCGGCGGTCAAGGAGCTTGACCCGGACTGCATTTTCGGCATCAGCCCGCAGGGCAACACCAAGATCAATTACGAAAGCCAGTTTGCCGACGTGGGCAAATGGCTCGCGAATCCCGGTTATGTCGATTATATCCTGCCGCAGGTTTACTACGGCTACCAGAATGATACCTGTCCATATGAAGAAACGGTCGCCAAATGGAACGGGATGATCAAGACGGACGGGGTCCGGCTTTATGTCGGTTTGGCGGGCTATAAGGTCGGCGTGGTTGACGAATGGGCCGGAGCCGGCAAAAATGAGTGGATCGGCACCACCGACCTGCTCGCGCGGATGGTCAAAACCGCGCGTCAGAATTCGCATTACGGCGGGATCGCGGTCTATAGCTACGATTCGCTGTTCGGGCAGGGCGGCGCGCAGATCGAAGCTGAATGCCAGAACCTGCAAAACCTGTTTTGA
- a CDS encoding ComEA family DNA-binding protein: MDWKLSFGSVGLIALILTGGLVWYNIQNAPREVPPSISFSEPAVINPYPELEGVHININRATVEELQQLPGIGETKAQAIYDYVQACGGIKSFRQLLDVEGIGEKTLRNIQPYLTISPPDKKGQP, from the coding sequence TTGGATTGGAAGCTGAGTTTCGGTTCGGTAGGGCTGATTGCGCTGATCCTTACGGGAGGGCTCGTCTGGTACAATATTCAGAACGCCCCACGGGAGGTGCCGCCAAGCATTTCCTTTTCCGAACCCGCTGTGATCAATCCATATCCGGAATTGGAAGGCGTCCACATCAATATCAACCGCGCCACTGTCGAGGAGCTGCAGCAGCTTCCCGGAATCGGCGAAACAAAGGCGCAGGCGATTTACGATTATGTACAGGCCTGCGGCGGGATCAAAAGTTTCCGTCAGCTGCTCGATGTCGAGGGTATCGGCGAAAAGACGCTGCGGAATATCCAACCGTATCTGACCATTTCCCCTCCCGATAAAAAAGGGCAGCCATAA
- the trhA gene encoding PAQR family membrane homeostasis protein TrhA — MPRIFLRARDPISSYSHFIGAGLSLVGLIVMAVHLALKPAPTPQLVISCLLFCLSLIALYCASGIYHFSMASEKVLLVLRKLDHAMIYVLIAGTYTPLLLNLLPKPGNVIFTTVMWGIAAAGIGMKLLWMNAPRWLGTTLYILMGWAIVVDLPALGQLPVFGIVLLVAGGLSYTAGGIIYMVKHPNFSDRFGFHEFFHLFVILGSLCHYFMVLLYIA; from the coding sequence ATGCCGCGTATTTTCCTGCGTGCCCGCGATCCGATCAGCAGCTATTCGCATTTTATTGGCGCGGGGCTTTCGCTCGTCGGGCTGATTGTGATGGCTGTCCATCTCGCGCTGAAACCAGCCCCCACCCCGCAGCTCGTCATATCCTGCCTGCTTTTCTGCCTTTCGCTGATCGCGCTTTACTGTGCCAGCGGAATCTATCATTTTTCGATGGCCTCTGAAAAGGTGCTCCTCGTCCTGCGCAAGCTGGACCATGCCATGATCTATGTTCTGATCGCCGGAACCTATACCCCGCTGCTGCTCAACCTGCTGCCTAAACCCGGCAATGTGATCTTCACCACGGTGATGTGGGGGATCGCCGCCGCGGGCATTGGGATGAAACTATTGTGGATGAATGCTCCGCGCTGGCTTGGCACCACGCTCTACATCCTCATGGGATGGGCAATTGTCGTCGACCTGCCCGCCCTTGGACAACTCCCCGTTTTCGGGATTGTCCTGCTGGTTGCCGGCGGCCTTTCCTATACAGCCGGCGGGATTATCTACATGGTGAAACATCCAAATTTTTCCGACCGCTTCGGGTTTCATGAGTTCTTCCATCTGTTTGTCATTCTAGGCAGCCTCTGCCACTATTTTATGGTGCTGCTTTACATCGCATAG